In the genome of Heterodontus francisci isolate sHetFra1 chromosome 15, sHetFra1.hap1, whole genome shotgun sequence, one region contains:
- the LOC137377895 gene encoding putative threonylcarbamoyl-AMP synthase produces MFLVILAIYINIVLLVVTVIMEVIIICFLLFTLERLPLPLEGVMLALFSFVCVYGAIASFANHMFGKQLIPLGVSLFKVGTNEQKDQASLPCPIASSRQTNGLRTIAKILDSGHVCGIPTDTVYALAASCKHPEAIESIYNIKERPTEKPICICISNLDQLSAVHPPFSPLLWEFMNHVYPGGISCIVKKGEWLRKLGVGAAYDHVGTKDSIMIRVPDHTVTAHLVNMTGPLAITSANPSGEPDSIHHDMVISRLGHKIDGVLCDGNSNELVASTVINCTKIDEEGITIIREGCVPVVRVMQLFEQVKNKLD; encoded by the exons ATGTTTCTAGTTATCTTAG CCATTTATATTAATATAGTGCTACTCGTAGTCACAGTTATCATGGAAGTGATAATCATCTGCTTTCTACTCTTCACCCTAGAGCGACTGCCTCTTCCTTTGGAAG GTGTGATGCTGGCTTTGTTCAGTTTTGTCTGCGTTTATGGAGCAATTGCCTCTTTTGCCAACCATATGTTTGGGAAACAACTAATTCCTCTGGGTGTCTCTCTCTTCAAG GTAGGAACAAACGAACAGAAAGATCAAGCCTCTTTGCCTTGTCCCATTGCTTCTTCTCGTCAAACTAATGGTCTACGAACTATTGCAAAGATCTTAGATTCTGGCCATGTGTGCGGCATCCCAACCGATACTGTATATGCTCTGGCAGCTTCCTGTAAACACCCAGAGGCTATTGAAAGTATCTACAACATAAAG GAGCGTCCGACAGAGAAACCTATCTGTATCTGTATCTCCAATCTGGACCAGCTTTCTGCGGTGCATCCTCCATTCAGCCCCTTGCTCTGGGAGTTTATGAACCATGTCTACCCTGGAGGGATCAGCTGTATTGTGAAGAAAGGAGAATGGCTGAGGAAACTCG GTGTTGGCGCTGCCTATGATCATGTTGGTACAAAGGACAGCATCATGATCCGTGTTCCTGACCACACTGTGACAGCCCATCTCGTGAATATGACTGGGCCACTAGCCATTACTTCAGCCAATCCGAGCGGAGAGCCTGATAGCATCCATCATGACATGGTTATTTC GCGCCTTGGGCACAAAATTGATGGTGTTCTATGTGATGGAAATTCCAATGAATTGGTTGCTTCCACTGTCATCAACTGTACTAAGATTGATGAAG AAGGAATCACCATTATAAGAGAAGGGTGTGTCCCAGTGGTGAGAGTCATGCAGCTTTTTGAACAAGTGAAGAACAAGTTAGATTAA